A region of Campylobacter armoricus DNA encodes the following proteins:
- the fmt gene encoding methionyl-tRNA formyltransferase, with protein sequence MKNIIFMGTPSYATCILKELVNKGFNVQALLTQPDKPVGRKQILTPSDTKKFVLENNLNIEIFTPKTLKDENIINEIKSLKPDFIVVAAYGKILPKEILDIAPCINLHASLLPKYRGASPIQSAILNGDKISGICTMLMEEGLDSGAILESIECNIEGKNSVEVFTMLSNLAAKLTISTLLNFEKIIPKKQDESLVTHCKKIKKEDGLIALDNANEIYQKFLAFTPWPGIFLENGMKFLDIELVDSEKNQDSGVVLQIEKESFLLSCKKGILRIKILQESGKKALDAKTYLNGKRLKLGDSLF encoded by the coding sequence ATGAAAAATATTATTTTTATGGGGACTCCCTCTTATGCAACTTGTATTTTAAAAGAGCTTGTTAATAAAGGGTTTAATGTCCAAGCTTTATTAACCCAGCCTGATAAACCTGTGGGAAGAAAGCAAATTTTAACTCCAAGTGATACTAAAAAATTTGTTTTAGAAAATAATTTAAATATAGAAATTTTCACTCCAAAAACCTTAAAAGATGAAAACATAATTAATGAAATAAAAAGTTTAAAACCTGATTTTATAGTTGTTGCTGCTTATGGGAAAATTTTGCCAAAAGAAATTTTAGATATTGCTCCTTGCATAAACTTACATGCTTCGTTGTTACCAAAGTATCGTGGTGCTTCTCCTATACAAAGTGCTATTTTAAATGGGGATAAAATAAGTGGAATTTGTACTATGCTTATGGAAGAAGGTCTTGATAGTGGTGCAATTTTAGAAAGCATAGAATGCAATATCGAGGGTAAAAATTCAGTAGAAGTTTTTACTATGCTTTCAAATTTAGCAGCTAAGCTTACTATTTCTACGCTTTTGAATTTTGAAAAAATTATTCCAAAAAAACAAGATGAAAGTTTAGTTACACATTGTAAAAAAATCAAAAAAGAAGATGGGTTGATTGCTTTGGATAATGCAAATGAAATTTATCAAAAATTTTTAGCTTTTACACCTTGGCCTGGAATTTTTTTAGAAAATGGTATGAAATTTTTAGATATAGAATTAGTTGATAGTGAAAAAAATCAAGACTCAGGTGTGGTTTTGCAAATAGAGAAGGAAAGCTTTTTGCTTTCATGTAAAAAAGGTATTTTAAGGATTAAAATTTTACAAGAAAGTGGAAAAAAAGCCTTAGATGCTAAGACTTATTTGAATGGAAAAAGGTTAAAACTTGGAGATAGTTTATTTTGA
- a CDS encoding F0F1 ATP synthase subunit B — MKNFLVLIFPFYAFAAGNGSGEYDIIPRVVNFILFAAILYYFIATPLKNFYNGRITKIASRMNEIQEKLIASKNHKLEMMKKLDLAKQEAINAVVLAKKEAEIIADKIDNETKMELKALEKTFEEHKEYEMRRMEKEVVQAVLDEIFDDESLQLQQKEILNIMMKKVS; from the coding sequence ATGAAAAATTTTTTAGTATTGATATTTCCTTTTTATGCTTTTGCAGCAGGTAATGGAAGTGGAGAATACGATATAATTCCAAGAGTGGTTAATTTTATTTTATTTGCTGCTATTTTGTATTATTTCATTGCAACTCCTTTGAAGAATTTTTACAATGGAAGAATTACAAAAATTGCTTCTAGAATGAATGAAATTCAAGAAAAGCTTATTGCAAGTAAAAATCATAAATTAGAAATGATGAAAAAGCTTGATTTGGCAAAACAAGAAGCTATTAATGCGGTTGTGTTGGCGAAAAAAGAGGCTGAAATTATTGCTGATAAAATTGATAATGAAACAAAAATGGAACTTAAAGCATTAGAAAAAACATTTGAAGAGCATAAAGAATACGAAATGAGAAGAATGGAAAAAGAAGTTGTTCAGGCGGTGTTGGATGAAATTTTTGATGATGAGAGTTTGCAATTGCAGCAAAAAGAAATTTTAAATATTATGATGAAAAAGGTATCTTAA
- a CDS encoding FoF1 ATP synthase subunit B', with the protein MFNDVHFSIMIATGVIFLLLIVILNSMLYKPLIKFMDSRDLTIKNDEEKMKKNSDDISNVEIELEKIHIQTRDEINQIKSKAIEEAKFKQEKELSARKKELEEQMVVFLKSLKEKEKELKEEMRLKMPEFKHSFKQSLNKI; encoded by the coding sequence ATGTTTAATGATGTACATTTTTCCATCATGATAGCTACAGGTGTTATTTTTTTACTTTTAATAGTGATTTTAAATTCCATGCTTTATAAACCTTTGATTAAATTTATGGATTCTAGAGATTTAACTATTAAAAATGATGAAGAAAAAATGAAAAAAAACTCTGATGATATTTCAAATGTTGAGATTGAATTAGAAAAAATTCATATCCAAACAAGAGATGAGATTAATCAAATTAAATCTAAAGCAATTGAAGAAGCAAAATTTAAACAGGAGAAAGAATTATCAGCACGAAAAAAAGAACTGGAAGAGCAAATGGTTGTATTTCTCAAAAGTCTTAAAGAAAAAGAAAAAGAATTAAAAGAAGAAATGCGTTTAAAAATGCCAGAATTTAAACATAGCTTTAAGCAAAGCTTAAATAAAATTTAA
- a CDS encoding ParB/RepB/Spo0J family partition protein: protein MAKKSALGRGLSSILADIDEVYEKELGSNEGRIEEIDIELISPNPYQPRKNFNTQALEELAGSIKEYGLIQPIVVFKKDEFNYILIAGERRYRACKFLGKEQIKAIVLNVNDIKLREIALIENIQRENLNPIELAHSYKELLEIHNITQEKLADLIHKSRPQIANTLRLLNLNKQTQDFIIEGKISQGHAKVLVGLEKDKEKMIVDTIIGQKLNVRDTEKLIKNFKNKNTNNKKYQSIIKLKEKLNNLGFKTQSKNLKLTIEFIDEDEVVKFIRTLD from the coding sequence ATGGCAAAAAAAAGTGCATTAGGAAGAGGTTTAAGTAGCATTTTAGCTGATATTGATGAAGTTTATGAAAAAGAACTAGGCTCCAATGAAGGTAGAATAGAGGAAATTGATATAGAATTAATTAGCCCAAATCCTTATCAACCAAGAAAAAATTTTAATACGCAAGCTTTGGAAGAGCTTGCAGGATCTATTAAAGAATATGGTTTGATTCAGCCTATAGTTGTTTTTAAAAAAGATGAATTTAACTATATTTTAATAGCAGGTGAGAGAAGATATAGGGCATGCAAGTTTTTAGGAAAAGAGCAAATTAAAGCCATTGTTTTAAATGTTAATGATATAAAATTAAGAGAAATAGCCTTAATAGAAAATATTCAAAGAGAAAATTTAAATCCTATAGAGTTGGCACATTCATACAAAGAACTATTAGAAATTCATAATATTACTCAAGAAAAATTGGCCGATCTTATTCATAAATCAAGACCACAAATTGCTAATACGCTAAGACTTTTAAATTTAAATAAACAAACACAAGATTTTATTATTGAAGGCAAAATTTCTCAAGGTCATGCAAAAGTTTTAGTGGGACTTGAAAAGGATAAAGAAAAAATGATAGTTGATACTATCATAGGTCAAAAGCTTAATGTAAGAGATACAGAAAAGTTAATTAAAAATTTTAAAAACAAAAATACAAATAATAAAAAGTATCAATCTATAATAAAATTAAAAGAAAAATTAAATAATTTAGGCTTTAAAACACAGAGTAAAAATTTAAAATTGACTATAGAATTTATAGATGAAGATGAGGTAGTAAAATTTATAAGAACATTGGATTAA
- the atpC gene encoding ATP synthase F1 subunit epsilon, whose translation MKDLISLEIITPLGMIYQGEVKLVVLPGSEGEFGVLRGHASLISSLKAGVIDIEKSDSTHELIAIDSGHAKVSETKISVLAKGAVWVGGNSDNEIAQKLEEAKMLIKSMSSDSTALASTFAKLDNSVRQR comes from the coding sequence ATGAAAGATTTAATATCTTTAGAAATTATTACTCCTCTTGGTATGATTTATCAAGGGGAAGTAAAACTAGTTGTTTTGCCAGGAAGTGAAGGAGAATTTGGAGTTTTAAGAGGTCATGCATCCTTGATTTCATCACTTAAAGCTGGAGTTATTGATATAGAAAAATCAGATTCAACTCACGAATTAATAGCGATTGATTCAGGTCATGCTAAAGTTTCTGAAACAAAAATTAGTGTATTAGCTAAAGGTGCTGTATGGGTTGGAGGAAATAGTGATAATGAAATTGCACAAAAATTAGAAGAAGCAAAAATGCTAATTAAATCAATGAGTAGCGATAGTACAGCTTTGGCATCTACTTTTGCTAAGCTAGATAATAGTGTAAGGCAAAGATAG
- the atpD gene encoding F0F1 ATP synthase subunit beta, protein MQGFISQVLGPVVDVEFKDYLPQINEAIIVNYELEGKECKLVLEVAAHLGDNKVRTIAMDMTDGLVRGLKVEATGNPISVPVGEKVLGRIFNVTGDLIDEGENIDFDKKWSIHRDPPPFEEQSTKSEIFETGIKVVDLLAPYAKGGKVGLFGGAGVGKTVIIMELIHNVAFKHSGYSVFAGVGERTREGNDLYNEMKESNVLDKVALCYGQMNEPPGARNRIALTGLTMAEYFRDEMGLDVLMFIDNIFRFSQSGSEMSALLGRIPSAVGYQPTLASEMGKFQERITSTKKGSITSVQAVYVPADDLTDPAPATVFAHLDATTVLNRSIAEKGIYPAVDPLDSTSRMLDPQIIGEEHYKVARGVQSVLQKYKDLQDIIAILGMDELSEEDKLIVERARKIEKFLSQPFFVAEVFTGSPGKYISLEETIAGFKGILEGKYDDLPENAFYMVGNIDEAIAKAETLKEVSRKDVCLDNCKVDKAKKG, encoded by the coding sequence ATGCAAGGTTTTATTTCTCAAGTTTTAGGACCAGTTGTTGATGTGGAATTTAAAGATTATCTTCCACAAATTAATGAAGCAATTATAGTAAATTATGAGTTAGAAGGTAAGGAATGTAAATTAGTTCTTGAAGTAGCAGCACATTTGGGTGATAATAAAGTAAGAACTATTGCTATGGATATGACTGATGGCCTTGTAAGAGGTTTAAAAGTTGAAGCTACCGGCAATCCTATAAGCGTTCCTGTGGGTGAAAAAGTATTAGGAAGGATTTTTAATGTTACTGGAGATTTAATAGATGAGGGTGAAAATATAGATTTTGACAAAAAATGGTCTATACATAGAGATCCTCCTCCATTTGAAGAACAAAGTACGAAAAGTGAAATTTTTGAAACAGGTATTAAAGTAGTAGATTTATTAGCTCCTTATGCTAAAGGTGGTAAAGTAGGACTTTTTGGTGGTGCAGGTGTTGGTAAAACCGTTATTATTATGGAATTAATCCATAATGTTGCATTTAAACATAGTGGATATTCAGTATTTGCAGGCGTTGGCGAGAGAACGCGTGAAGGTAATGATCTATATAATGAGATGAAAGAAAGTAATGTTTTAGATAAAGTTGCATTATGTTATGGGCAAATGAACGAACCACCAGGAGCAAGAAATCGCATTGCTTTGACTGGTTTAACTATGGCTGAATATTTTAGAGATGAAATGGGACTTGATGTTTTAATGTTTATAGATAATATTTTTAGATTTTCTCAATCAGGTTCAGAAATGTCAGCACTTTTAGGAAGAATTCCTTCGGCTGTTGGTTACCAGCCAACTTTAGCTAGTGAAATGGGTAAATTCCAAGAAAGAATTACTTCAACTAAGAAAGGTTCTATTACTTCAGTTCAAGCTGTATATGTACCAGCAGATGACTTGACTGACCCTGCACCAGCAACTGTTTTTGCGCATTTGGATGCAACCACTGTTTTAAATAGATCAATTGCCGAAAAAGGTATTTATCCAGCAGTTGATCCACTTGATTCTACATCAAGAATGCTTGATCCTCAAATCATAGGTGAAGAGCACTATAAAGTAGCTCGTGGAGTTCAATCAGTATTGCAAAAATACAAGGACTTACAAGATATAATTGCAATTTTAGGTATGGATGAGCTAAGCGAAGAAGATAAATTAATTGTTGAAAGAGCAAGAAAAATTGAAAAATTCTTATCTCAACCATTCTTTGTAGCTGAAGTATTTACTGGAAGTCCAGGGAAATATATCTCTCTTGAAGAAACTATAGCTGGTTTTAAAGGCATTTTAGAAGGTAAATATGATGATTTACCGGAAAATGCTTTCTATATGGTGGGTAATATAGATGAAGCTATAGCAAAAGCTGAAACGCTTAAAGAGGTAAGTAGAAAAGATGTTTGTCTAGATAATTGTAAAGTGGATAAAGCTAAAAAAGGTTAA
- a CDS encoding DUF6194 family protein: MKNLQAKCKNGLNIDFIQEYIKSNFKGLVYKFTYKEHSFFYNPDKVLKNGVYFCTIKENDGINDNASNLNREGVFRLSCSLCDQDYQNLFGQKPKKALKGEVVSLNYDFSMLDFIMPHPIYAYMGYICINSPSRKNFEIFKDYLELSYQKAIKTYQKRIKSN, encoded by the coding sequence TTGAAAAATTTGCAAGCAAAATGTAAAAATGGTTTAAATATAGATTTTATCCAAGAATATATCAAGTCTAATTTTAAAGGCTTGGTATATAAATTTACCTATAAAGAACATAGCTTTTTTTATAATCCCGATAAGGTTTTAAAAAATGGAGTTTATTTTTGTACTATTAAAGAAAATGATGGCATAAATGATAATGCTTCGAATTTAAATAGAGAAGGTGTGTTTCGTCTAAGTTGCTCTCTTTGTGATCAAGATTACCAAAATCTTTTTGGTCAAAAACCTAAAAAAGCTTTAAAGGGGGAGGTTGTTAGTTTAAATTATGATTTTTCTATGCTTGATTTTATCATGCCTCATCCAATTTATGCTTATATGGGATATATTTGTATTAATAGTCCTTCTAGAAAAAATTTCGAAATTTTTAAAGATTATCTTGAGCTTTCATATCAAAAAGCTATAAAAACCTACCAAAAAAGAATAAAAAGCAATTAA
- a CDS encoding TfoX/Sxy family protein, with protein MASSEDFKDFVLEQLRFCESKIVFSARKMFGEYCIYADNKPIFLLCDDVLYVKQFSFLNELLKDNDLGIPYPKAKQWYILDIEDIEILKKVIEKFASKM; from the coding sequence ATGGCAAGTAGCGAAGATTTTAAAGATTTTGTTTTAGAGCAACTTAGATTTTGTGAAAGCAAAATTGTTTTTAGTGCAAGAAAGATGTTTGGTGAATATTGTATTTATGCTGATAATAAGCCTATATTTTTACTTTGTGATGATGTTTTATATGTCAAACAATTTTCTTTTTTAAATGAACTTTTAAAAGATAACGATTTGGGCATTCCCTATCCAAAAGCTAAACAATGGTATATTTTAGATATTGAAGATATTGAAATTCTAAAAAAGGTAATTGAAAAATTTGCAAGCAAAATGTAA
- the atpG gene encoding ATP synthase F1 subunit gamma, with product MSNLKEIKRKIKSVHNTQKTTNAMKLVSTAKLRKAEEAAKKSKVFAQKIDEVLSEIAFKINQYNGVDDKLLFFRKKDNIEKVDIIFITADKGLCGGFNIKTIKAVNEMLEECKAKKIKVRLRAIGKTGIEYFNFQNIEILEKYLDTSSSPNYEKACLIIQSAVDDFVNEVTDKVVIIHNGYKNMISQEIRINELLPVQAIASKEEQDSQSLMDLEPEDEEILNDLLKTYFEYNMYFSLVDSLAAEHSARMQAMDNATNNAKARVKQLNLAYNKARQESITTELIEIISGVESMK from the coding sequence ATGTCTAATTTAAAAGAAATTAAAAGAAAAATAAAAAGTGTTCATAATACACAAAAAACAACAAATGCAATGAAGCTTGTTTCTACTGCTAAACTTAGAAAAGCAGAAGAAGCAGCTAAAAAATCAAAAGTTTTTGCTCAAAAAATTGATGAAGTTTTATCAGAAATTGCATTCAAGATTAATCAATACAATGGTGTTGATGATAAACTTCTTTTTTTTAGAAAAAAAGATAATATAGAAAAAGTAGATATTATTTTTATTACTGCTGATAAAGGTTTATGCGGTGGTTTTAATATAAAAACCATTAAGGCTGTTAATGAAATGCTTGAAGAATGTAAAGCAAAAAAAATAAAAGTAAGGTTAAGAGCCATTGGAAAAACCGGTATAGAATATTTTAATTTTCAAAATATTGAAATTTTAGAGAAATATTTAGATACTAGCTCAAGCCCAAATTACGAAAAAGCATGTTTGATAATTCAAAGTGCTGTGGATGATTTTGTGAATGAGGTTACAGATAAAGTTGTTATTATACATAATGGATATAAAAATATGATTTCTCAGGAAATTCGTATCAATGAATTGTTGCCAGTTCAAGCTATTGCAAGTAAAGAAGAACAAGATTCTCAATCTCTAATGGACTTAGAGCCTGAAGATGAGGAAATTTTAAACGACTTGTTAAAAACTTATTTTGAGTATAATATGTATTTTTCTTTAGTTGATTCTTTAGCAGCAGAGCATAGTGCAAGAATGCAAGCTATGGATAATGCTACTAATAATGCAAAAGCTAGAGTGAAACAGCTTAATTTAGCTTATAATAAAGCTAGACAAGAATCTATTACAACGGAATTGATAGAAATTATCAGTGGCGTTGAGTCAATGAAATAA
- a CDS encoding MotA/TolQ/ExbB proton channel family protein: MDFQAIFHFFDNTSLVTYVVLVWLSMYFILSFSILFSRLMLINKWIQNESQALEALMKGENDLSQSASVLKKCKEIDETKMNIYKNSVEKKATIGLTWLSIVASTSPFIGLFGTVISILETFGGLEMQNSLSIIAPKISEALVATGCGILVAIPAYSFHLIIKRKAYELINILDSEIKLLISNFSKA; the protein is encoded by the coding sequence GTGGATTTTCAAGCTATTTTTCATTTTTTTGACAACACAAGTTTGGTCACATATGTAGTTTTAGTTTGGCTTTCTATGTATTTTATCCTTAGTTTTAGTATTTTATTTTCAAGATTGATGCTTATTAATAAATGGATACAAAATGAAAGTCAAGCTTTAGAAGCCTTAATGAAAGGTGAAAATGATTTAAGTCAAAGTGCATCAGTTTTGAAAAAATGCAAAGAAATTGATGAAACTAAAATGAATATCTATAAGAATTCGGTAGAAAAAAAAGCAACTATTGGATTAACTTGGCTGAGTATTGTAGCTTCTACTTCACCATTTATAGGGCTTTTTGGAACTGTTATTTCTATTCTTGAGACTTTTGGTGGTTTAGAAATGCAAAATTCATTAAGTATTATAGCTCCTAAGATTAGTGAAGCATTAGTCGCTACAGGATGTGGAATTTTAGTTGCAATTCCTGCATATAGTTTTCATTTGATTATAAAAAGAAAAGCTTATGAATTGATTAATATTTTAGATAGCGAAATTAAATTATTAATCAGTAATTTCTCGAAGGCATAA
- a CDS encoding biotin--[acetyl-CoA-carboxylase] ligase, with the protein MEIVYFDELESTQIYLSDKIRSGEITSSTAICAFIQSAGIGSRDNTWQSKQGNLHVSFCIKIQELTQDLPLASASIYFAFLMKEVLQRQNSKVWIKWPNDFYIDDKKIGGLMSSKINDFLVVGMGINLKYAPFNAEILDIEVDIQKLLIEYFSYVDEKILWKNIFSKYMLEFEKSRNFFIHNEGKILSLKDALLYKDGSILLDNKRIYSLR; encoded by the coding sequence TTGGAGATAGTTTATTTTGATGAGCTTGAATCAACACAAATTTATTTAAGTGATAAAATCCGTAGTGGAGAAATTACTAGCAGCACTGCTATTTGTGCTTTTATTCAAAGTGCTGGTATAGGTAGTAGGGATAATACTTGGCAAAGCAAGCAAGGAAATTTACATGTTTCATTTTGTATAAAAATACAAGAATTAACACAAGATCTTCCTTTGGCTTCTGCTAGTATATATTTTGCATTTTTAATGAAAGAGGTATTGCAAAGACAAAATTCAAAAGTATGGATTAAATGGCCTAATGATTTTTATATAGATGATAAAAAAATAGGTGGATTAATGAGTTCTAAAATCAATGATTTTTTGGTTGTAGGAATGGGAATTAATCTTAAATATGCTCCATTTAATGCTGAAATTTTAGATATAGAAGTAGATATACAAAAACTTTTAATTGAATATTTTTCTTATGTAGATGAGAAAATTTTATGGAAGAATATTTTTAGCAAGTATATGTTAGAATTTGAAAAATCAAGAAATTTTTTTATACACAATGAAGGTAAAATTTTATCTTTAAAAGATGCTTTGTTGTATAAAGATGGTTCTATATTGTTAGATAATAAAAGGATATATAGTTTAAGATGA
- a CDS encoding F0F1 ATP synthase subunit delta has product MENVIAKTYAKAILERNDFEFFYNNLILLSSAYNCEKFINILNSYEVKQEKKLELLLSLLDNVSDTFKNFLALVINNNREMLIPDITKELSEQKALKENTFLGQVYSKEELSKDDIKNLEEKLSQKFNANIRLDSKISDNDSVKISLDGLGYEISFSMQNLKAKMNEYILKAI; this is encoded by the coding sequence ATGGAAAATGTAATTGCAAAAACTTATGCTAAAGCTATATTAGAAAGAAATGATTTTGAATTTTTTTATAATAATTTAATATTACTTAGTTCTGCGTATAATTGTGAGAAATTTATAAATATTTTAAATTCTTATGAAGTAAAACAAGAAAAGAAATTAGAATTGCTGCTTTCTTTGTTGGATAATGTTAGTGATACTTTTAAAAATTTTCTTGCTTTAGTTATTAATAATAATAGAGAAATGTTGATTCCGGATATTACTAAAGAATTAAGTGAGCAAAAAGCATTAAAAGAGAATACCTTTTTAGGACAAGTTTATTCAAAAGAAGAGTTAAGCAAAGACGATATTAAAAATTTGGAAGAAAAACTTAGTCAAAAATTTAATGCAAATATTAGACTAGATAGTAAAATAAGTGATAACGACAGTGTAAAAATTAGCTTAGATGGACTTGGATATGAAATTTCATTTTCAATGCAAAATTTAAAAGCTAAAATGAATGAATATATATTAAAAGCAATTTAA
- a CDS encoding ParA family protein: protein MSEIITIANQKGGVGKTTTAINLAASLAVAEKKVLLIDIDPQANATTGLGFNRSNYEYNIYHVFIGRKKLSEIILKTELPQLYLAPSNISLVGIEQEVVKESGEYRTILREKIKEIAKDYDFIIIDSPPALGSITVNAFAASDSVIIPIQCEFYALEGVAMVLNTIKFVKKTINPKLKIKGFLPTMYSSQNNLSKDTVEDLKQNFKQKLFRTGDNEDDFIIIPRNVKLAESPSYGKPIILYDIKSPGSVAYQNLAHSILG from the coding sequence ATGAGTGAGATAATAACTATTGCAAATCAAAAAGGTGGAGTAGGTAAAACTACTACTGCTATTAATCTAGCAGCTTCTTTAGCGGTAGCTGAAAAAAAAGTTCTTTTGATAGATATTGACCCACAAGCGAATGCTACAACAGGACTTGGTTTTAATAGAAGTAATTATGAATATAATATTTATCATGTTTTTATAGGTAGAAAAAAGCTTTCTGAGATTATTTTAAAAACTGAACTTCCACAATTATATTTAGCTCCTTCAAATATTTCTTTAGTTGGGATTGAACAAGAAGTTGTAAAAGAAAGTGGTGAGTATAGAACAATTTTAAGAGAAAAAATTAAAGAGATTGCTAAAGATTATGATTTTATTATCATCGATTCACCTCCTGCACTTGGAAGTATCACGGTAAATGCATTTGCAGCAAGTGATAGTGTTATTATTCCTATACAATGTGAGTTTTATGCACTTGAAGGCGTGGCGATGGTTTTAAACACCATAAAATTTGTGAAAAAAACTATTAATCCAAAGCTAAAAATCAAAGGTTTTTTACCGACTATGTATAGCTCGCAAAATAATCTTTCAAAAGACACCGTAGAAGATTTAAAGCAAAATTTCAAACAAAAATTATTTAGAACAGGTGATAATGAAGATGATTTTATCATTATACCAAGGAATGTAAAATTAGCTGAAAGTCCAAGTTATGGAAAACCTATAATACTTTATGATATAAAATCTCCAGGTTCAGTGGCATATCAAAATTTAGCACATTCTATATTAGGATAA
- the atpA gene encoding F0F1 ATP synthase subunit alpha has product MKFKADEISSIIKERIEKFDFNLEIEETGKIISIADGVAKVYGLKNAMAGEMVEFENGEKGMVLNLEESSVGIVILGKGLGLKEGSSVKRLKKLLKVPVGDALIGRVVNALGEPIDAKGVIEASEYRFVEEKAKGIMARKSVHEPLHTGIKAIDALVPIGRGQRELIIGDRQTGKTTVAIDTIISQKGKDVVCIYVAIGQKQSTVAQVVKKLEEYGAMDYSIVVNAGASDPAALQYLAPYTGVTMGEYFRDNSRHALIVYDDLSKHAVAYREMSLILRRPPGREAYPGDVFYLHSRLLERASKLSDELGAGSLTALPIIETQAGDVSAYIPTNVISITDGQIFLETDLFNSGIRPAINVGLSVSRVGGAAQIKATKQVSGTLRLDLAQYRELQAFAQFASDLDEASRKQLERGQRMVEVLKQPPYSPLSAENQVVMIYAGTKGYLDDIAVSKIGEFETALYPFIEAKYPEIFEQIRTKKALDKDLEEKLAKALSEFKANHI; this is encoded by the coding sequence ATGAAATTTAAAGCAGATGAGATTAGTTCTATTATAAAAGAAAGAATTGAAAAATTTGATTTCAATCTTGAAATAGAAGAAACTGGTAAAATTATTTCAATTGCTGATGGTGTTGCTAAAGTATATGGACTTAAAAATGCTATGGCAGGAGAAATGGTTGAATTTGAAAATGGTGAAAAAGGTATGGTTCTTAACCTTGAAGAATCAAGTGTAGGTATCGTTATTTTGGGAAAAGGACTTGGTCTTAAAGAGGGGAGTTCTGTAAAAAGGTTAAAAAAACTTTTAAAAGTTCCAGTTGGTGATGCATTAATCGGGCGTGTTGTAAATGCTTTAGGCGAGCCAATTGATGCCAAAGGTGTGATTGAAGCTAGTGAATATCGTTTTGTTGAAGAAAAAGCAAAAGGTATTATGGCTAGAAAAAGTGTTCATGAGCCATTACATACAGGTATTAAAGCAATTGATGCTTTAGTTCCAATTGGTAGAGGACAAAGAGAGTTGATTATCGGCGATAGACAGACAGGTAAAACTACTGTTGCGATTGATACAATTATTAGTCAAAAAGGAAAAGATGTTGTTTGTATTTATGTTGCAATCGGTCAAAAACAAAGCACAGTTGCTCAAGTGGTTAAAAAACTTGAAGAGTACGGTGCAATGGATTATAGTATAGTTGTTAATGCAGGTGCTTCCGATCCTGCTGCACTGCAATATCTTGCACCATATACTGGTGTAACCATGGGTGAATATTTTAGAGATAATTCAAGACATGCTTTGATTGTTTATGATGATTTAAGCAAACACGCTGTTGCTTATCGTGAAATGTCATTGATTTTGCGTCGTCCTCCAGGTCGTGAAGCTTATCCAGGAGATGTGTTTTATTTGCATTCAAGATTACTTGAAAGAGCAAGCAAATTAAGTGATGAATTAGGAGCAGGAAGTTTAACAGCTTTACCAATCATCGAAACTCAAGCAGGCGATGTTTCAGCGTATATTCCAACAAATGTTATTTCAATTACAGATGGTCAAATTTTCTTAGAAACTGATTTATTTAATTCAGGTATTCGTCCAGCAATTAATGTTGGTCTTTCTGTATCCCGTGTTGGTGGTGCTGCTCAAATTAAAGCAACAAAACAAGTTTCAGGAACACTAAGATTAGATTTGGCTCAATATAGAGAATTGCAAGCTTTTGCTCAATTTGCAAGTGATTTAGATGAAGCTAGTAGAAAACAATTAGAGCGTGGACAAAGAATGGTTGAGGTGTTAAAGCAACCTCCGTATTCACCACTTTCAGCAGAAAATCAAGTTGTAATGATTTATGCAGGAACTAAGGGATATTTAGATGATATTGCTGTTTCAAAAATTGGTGAATTTGAAACAGCTTTGTATCCGTTTATTGAAGCTAAATATCCAGAGATTTTTGAGCAAATTAGAACAAAAAAAGCTTTAGATAAAGATTTAGAAGAAAAATTAGCTAAAGCATTGAGTGAGTTTAAAGCAAACCACATATAA